A single region of the Legionella oakridgensis ATCC 33761 = DSM 21215 genome encodes:
- a CDS encoding phosphoadenylyl-sulfate reductase, with translation MESIRFTEKLIGELSGRVTMIKEKLAHYHFSGKKIFATSSFQTQSVPLLHILSELDFIIPIYFIDTGYLFPETYLFKEQLIAQLGLHVITIKSTVSKLMQIDKHHQFLFMTDPDRCCHINKILPLESIIQTHDVWISGVRESQSKVREGFNEENQGKHGIVRYHPLLKWTSKEIYYYSKYYGLPEHPLQAQGYVSIGCIPCTAKLMDANTLSRKGRWAGMKKEECGLHTELMGVESE, from the coding sequence ATGGAATCTATTCGTTTTACAGAGAAACTGATTGGGGAATTATCCGGGCGAGTTACAATGATTAAGGAAAAACTTGCTCATTATCATTTCTCGGGAAAAAAGATTTTTGCAACCTCCTCTTTTCAAACCCAGAGTGTGCCATTGTTGCATATTCTTTCCGAATTGGACTTTATTATCCCAATATATTTCATTGATACGGGGTATTTATTTCCGGAAACTTACCTTTTTAAAGAGCAATTGATTGCTCAATTAGGGCTGCACGTTATTACGATTAAATCGACTGTTTCAAAATTGATGCAGATAGATAAACACCATCAATTTTTATTCATGACGGATCCTGACCGCTGCTGCCATATCAACAAAATTTTGCCATTAGAATCGATTATTCAAACACATGATGTTTGGATAAGCGGGGTAAGAGAATCACAAAGCAAAGTTCGAGAAGGGTTCAATGAAGAAAACCAGGGTAAACATGGTATTGTTCGCTATCATCCCTTATTAAAATGGACTTCAAAAGAAATTTATTACTATTCAAAATACTATGGACTTCCGGAACATCCCTTGCAAGCCCAGGGTTATGTCAGTATTGGTTGTATCCCTTGCACTGCAAAATTAATGGATGCAAACACCCTATCAAGAAAAGGACGCTGGGCTGGGATGAAAAAAGAAGAGTGTGGCTTGCATACTGAATTGATGGGAGTAGAAAGCGAGTGA
- a CDS encoding NAD-dependent epimerase/dehydratase family protein has translation MNVLITGGAGYIGYELTKMLLSDPEIHRITIYDNFLRANYQCLKEFVHAPNIRFIRGDILDESKLKKALKDVDVVCHLAAVVRAPYNEEFTHLFEQVNHWGTAVLCSLLETSKVRQLIYLSSGAIYGMSSQPFSVIDEPVPSTSYGHSKLNGEKQLARIKSQMNLVILRLGSVFGYSPAMHYGSLINKFNLAMAFNEPLLVHGCGNQIRPYIHIHRAIKSIAYFLSEDYKESGGLYNIYDFNVSVNEILQCYHELSLNFEMIHVSQNQRLNDLSLSGSEQLWSFIGKPKELNSYIQQSLIGYD, from the coding sequence GTGAATGTTTTAATTACAGGAGGAGCGGGGTATATTGGTTATGAATTGACCAAGATGTTGTTGAGTGATCCGGAAATCCATCGCATCACCATTTATGACAATTTTTTACGCGCTAATTATCAATGTTTAAAAGAATTTGTGCATGCTCCCAATATTCGTTTCATCCGTGGCGATATTTTAGATGAAAGCAAACTCAAAAAAGCATTGAAAGATGTTGATGTTGTTTGTCATTTGGCCGCTGTTGTGCGAGCCCCCTACAATGAAGAGTTTACCCATTTGTTTGAGCAGGTTAATCATTGGGGTACGGCAGTACTCTGCTCATTGCTTGAAACGAGCAAAGTGAGACAATTAATTTACTTAAGCAGCGGCGCTATTTATGGAATGTCGTCGCAACCATTTTCAGTGATTGATGAACCAGTCCCAAGTACGTCGTATGGTCATTCAAAATTAAATGGTGAAAAGCAATTAGCTCGCATCAAGTCACAAATGAATTTAGTTATTTTGCGTTTGGGGAGTGTATTTGGCTATAGTCCGGCCATGCATTATGGTTCTTTAATTAACAAATTCAATTTGGCAATGGCGTTTAATGAGCCTTTATTGGTGCATGGTTGTGGTAATCAAATTAGACCTTATATTCACATCCATAGAGCGATAAAGAGCATCGCTTACTTTTTATCAGAGGATTATAAAGAGAGTGGCGGCTTGTACAATATTTATGATTTTAATGTAAGCGTTAATGAGATTCTTCAATGTTACCATGAGTTATCGCTAAATTTTGAAATGATCCACGTCAGTCAAAATCAGCGCTTGAATGATTTAAGTTTATCGGGCAGCGAACAGTTGTGGAGTTTTATTGGTAAGCCAAAGGAATTAAATTCTTATATTCAGCAAAGTTTAATTGGCTACGATTGA
- a CDS encoding type II toxin-antitoxin system RelE/ParE family toxin encodes MNPYQFSTQAQKDLIKIRQFTLKHWGAKQSTNYLEKLKNTLQLLSEMPLIGKKLCG; translated from the coding sequence ATGAACCCATATCAATTTTCAACTCAAGCACAAAAAGATCTCATTAAAATCAGACAATTTACTTTAAAGCATTGGGGGGCGAAACAGTCCACTAATTATTTGGAAAAATTAAAAAACACATTGCAACTGCTATCGGAAATGCCATTGATTGGAAAAAAGCTGTGCGGATGA
- a CDS encoding type II toxin-antitoxin system Phd/YefM family antitoxin — protein sequence MESLSANEAKTHFGDLLLRVQREPIQINRNGKAVAVVLSVDDYLNLESLKMQYLKTCIKQAKEDIATGRTIEGSIFFDDLLNGKFD from the coding sequence ATGGAATCATTATCAGCCAATGAAGCAAAAACCCATTTTGGCGATCTGCTTCTTAGAGTACAACGCGAACCCATTCAAATTAATCGAAATGGCAAAGCAGTTGCTGTCGTATTGTCTGTTGACGATTATCTGAATTTAGAATCTCTTAAAATGCAATATCTAAAAACCTGCATAAAACAGGCAAAAGAGGATATTGCTACTGGTCGAACTATCGAAGGGAGTATCTTTTTCGATGATTTATTAAATGGAAAATTTGACTGA
- a CDS encoding DUF4143 domain-containing protein: MKRDIVSATPKFYLFDVGVANYLAKQKIIALKGAAAGKSFEHYILMELKAYIGMKRKRTEICYWRTKNGLEVDFILSQAHLAIEVKINEQVHQQDLKGLIAFCEENPQIKAMVVSQDKRPRALKINDELTINILPWQEFLEYLWEDKLF; encoded by the coding sequence GTGAAGCGTGATATTGTTTCTGCAACCCCAAAATTTTATTTATTTGATGTGGGGGTCGCTAATTACCTTGCCAAACAAAAAATCATAGCCTTAAAAGGAGCCGCAGCTGGCAAAAGTTTTGAACACTATATTCTAATGGAACTTAAGGCCTATATTGGCATGAAACGAAAACGAACCGAAATCTGTTATTGGCGAACAAAAAATGGTTTAGAAGTGGATTTTATTTTATCTCAGGCACATCTTGCCATTGAAGTAAAAATCAATGAGCAAGTACATCAGCAGGATCTTAAAGGCTTAATCGCATTTTGCGAAGAAAATCCCCAAATTAAAGCCATGGTTGTGTCCCAAGACAAACGACCTCGGGCTTTAAAAATCAACGATGAGCTCACTATTAACATATTACCCTGGCAAGAATTTCTAGAATATCTATGGGAAGATAAGCTGTTCTAA
- a CDS encoding DUF4143 domain-containing protein yields MAILFFPLVYPEISDFSLLNALQKGLIPNHYLASAQYIDDYLQAYVDVYLTDEIRNEGLVRNLRGFAQFLDIAGLTNGEMINVTNIARDCGIDRSTVQSYFQILEDTLLGYHIYPYKKK; encoded by the coding sequence TTGGCCATTTTATTTTTCCCTTTAGTCTATCCGGAAATTTCTGATTTTAGTCTGTTAAATGCGTTGCAAAAAGGTCTAATTCCCAATCATTACCTGGCATCTGCTCAATACATTGATGATTATCTGCAAGCCTATGTAGATGTTTATTTAACGGATGAAATTAGAAATGAAGGATTAGTCCGCAACCTGCGAGGCTTCGCACAGTTTTTGGATATTGCAGGGCTAACCAATGGAGAAATGATTAATGTCACAAACATAGCACGAGACTGTGGCATTGATAGATCAACCGTGCAATCCTATTTTCAAATTTTGGAAGATACCTTACTCGGCTATCACATTTACCCATATAAGAAAAAGTGA
- a CDS encoding AAA family ATPase, producing the protein MFKRQLKMDLPKHQSAFLWGARQTGKSSFLKSNYPKSIYYDLLDTHELARLSKAPYLLREEILAAPKEQIKKPIIIDEIQKIPELLNEIHWLIENSPAHFILCGSSARKLKTQSTNILGGRAWPFYFSL; encoded by the coding sequence ATGTTTAAACGTCAGTTAAAAATGGATTTGCCGAAACATCAGTCTGCTTTTTTATGGGGAGCAAGGCAAACCGGTAAATCTTCTTTTCTAAAAAGTAACTATCCTAAATCAATTTATTATGATTTATTAGATACACATGAATTGGCTCGTTTATCAAAAGCGCCCTATTTGTTACGAGAAGAAATTCTTGCTGCTCCAAAAGAACAAATTAAAAAACCGATAATTATTGATGAAATACAAAAAATCCCGGAGCTACTCAATGAAATCCATTGGTTAATTGAAAATAGTCCAGCCCATTTTATTCTGTGTGGTTCAAGTGCTAGAAAATTAAAAACTCAATCCACTAATATCTTGGGAGGAAGAGCTTGGCCATTTTATTTTTCCCTTTAG
- a CDS encoding sulfite exporter TauE/SafE family protein, with the protein MYPVAGAFTGFIVGLTGVGGGALMTPILLLLFGVAPTAAVATDLWFATITKIAALLIHHREQQVDWQIVRKLWLGSLPAAFVVILALLTGLLTTIHSKFLTTLIGSVILLTAFGLLTKNWLKNHLSRFQSSRAQSFNRKQSLLTIISGIILGVLVSLTSIGAGALGSVALLYLYPARMTPNRLVGTDIAHAIPLALVAGLGYLIGGHVDGSLLFSLLLGSVPAAVLGSIAATRFKHGKLRLCIVAILSVSGLKLMF; encoded by the coding sequence ATGTATCCAGTTGCCGGTGCCTTCACCGGATTTATTGTTGGCTTAACCGGCGTTGGGGGCGGCGCTTTGATGACGCCTATCCTGCTTCTCCTCTTTGGCGTTGCTCCAACCGCTGCCGTAGCCACGGATTTATGGTTTGCCACCATAACCAAAATTGCTGCCTTACTCATTCATCATCGTGAACAACAAGTGGACTGGCAAATTGTTCGCAAGCTCTGGCTCGGCAGCCTGCCCGCTGCATTCGTTGTGATTTTGGCTTTATTAACCGGGCTTTTAACCACAATCCACTCAAAATTTCTCACCACCCTTATTGGCAGCGTCATTTTACTGACAGCATTCGGTTTGCTGACCAAAAATTGGTTAAAAAACCATCTTTCCCGGTTCCAATCTTCTCGTGCGCAATCCTTCAATCGTAAGCAAAGCCTCTTAACCATTATCTCAGGCATCATTCTTGGCGTGCTCGTTTCGCTTACATCAATCGGAGCCGGAGCACTCGGTAGCGTGGCATTATTGTATCTTTACCCTGCGAGAATGACACCCAACAGGCTCGTTGGCACAGACATTGCGCACGCCATTCCTTTAGCTCTGGTTGCAGGCCTTGGCTATTTGATTGGCGGACATGTGGACGGCTCACTGCTGTTTTCTTTACTACTCGGTTCGGTACCTGCCGCGGTTTTAGGCAGCATTGCGGCAACACGATTCAAACACGGCAAGCTAAGACTTTGTATCGTCGCAATTTTAAGTGTTTCGGGACTAAAGTTAATGTTTTAA
- a CDS encoding ParD-like family protein codes for MGIPIRIDEAIYNDAKKVARAECRSIPGQIEFWAKVGKCALDNPDLPIEFIKDLLISKNQDRSLAEPFEFGEEERDV; via the coding sequence ATGGGTATACCAATACGAATTGATGAGGCAATTTATAATGATGCAAAAAAAGTAGCTCGCGCTGAATGCCGATCTATACCCGGTCAGATTGAATTTTGGGCGAAGGTGGGAAAATGTGCGCTTGATAATCCGGATCTGCCTATTGAATTTATCAAGGACCTTTTGATCTCAAAAAATCAAGATCGTTCACTGGCAGAACCATTTGAATTTGGAGAAGAGGAAAGGGATGTCTGA
- a CDS encoding MFS transporter, giving the protein MAIICTSILAVVNYILIAYVTSFLVKSAKFSLNDALFINFISLFLLTLLIPVMGLLSDYLGRKFVFLAGIIGIFLFVFPVFWLLMSGNWWYVLGSEVLLAIILAPINATVPTIIAEMFPTAVRASGTSIGYNIGQALFGGTAPLIALLLIEVTGNHYAPAWYIFIWTIIVIFVSKFLQETNQKASSKSPPGTKTAPHC; this is encoded by the coding sequence TTGGCAATCATTTGTACCAGCATTCTTGCAGTAGTCAACTATATTCTCATTGCTTATGTGACTTCTTTTCTGGTTAAGTCAGCCAAATTTTCATTAAATGACGCATTATTCATTAATTTCATAAGTTTGTTTTTGCTGACGTTGCTTATTCCTGTCATGGGATTACTGTCTGATTACCTTGGCCGAAAATTTGTTTTTCTTGCGGGAATTATTGGTATTTTTCTATTTGTATTTCCTGTTTTTTGGCTTTTAATGAGTGGAAACTGGTGGTATGTTTTGGGAAGTGAGGTATTACTTGCCATCATACTGGCTCCTATCAATGCAACCGTACCAACCATCATCGCAGAAATGTTTCCCACGGCCGTACGCGCCAGCGGCACCTCGATTGGTTATAACATTGGACAAGCCCTCTTCGGTGGTACCGCCCCCTTAATCGCCCTATTATTAATAGAAGTAACAGGCAATCATTATGCTCCTGCCTGGTACATTTTTATTTGGACAATCATCGTCATTTTTGTTTCAAAGTTTTTGCAAGAAACAAATCAAAAGGCTTCTTCTAAAAGCCCGCCAGGGACGAAAACAGCCCCCCACTGTTGA
- a CDS encoding MFS transporter gives MQPSEKKSIIAGLYGNALEWYDFLLYASFAPIFSDIFFPTNVHFLSMIATFTVFAIGFLVRPIGGALLGHYADHVGRRKALIASVAIMTVTTTCIAFLPTYQHAGIIAPILFTLFRLIQGIAIGGELPGSATFLIEHMFNYGRGFAGSLVLCTAFLGIFAGSLTASLLSAAISYEQLADWGWRLAYCIGGILGILGIYLRFKSVEPSTFLQEKPSEELPVKLVFTRYKNNYYWQSFVPAFLQ, from the coding sequence ATGCAACCAAGTGAAAAGAAAAGCATCATCGCGGGATTATATGGCAATGCCCTTGAATGGTATGACTTTTTACTGTACGCAAGTTTCGCCCCCATTTTCTCAGACATTTTTTTCCCTACCAACGTTCACTTTCTTTCCATGATCGCCACTTTTACGGTATTTGCCATAGGCTTTCTGGTAAGACCTATAGGAGGCGCTTTACTAGGCCACTACGCCGATCATGTTGGCCGACGAAAAGCACTGATTGCTTCCGTTGCCATCATGACGGTTACAACCACTTGCATTGCGTTTTTGCCTACTTACCAACACGCAGGGATCATTGCCCCCATCTTATTCACACTATTCCGACTTATTCAAGGCATTGCCATTGGCGGAGAATTACCAGGCTCGGCAACCTTCCTGATTGAGCATATGTTTAATTACGGCCGGGGATTTGCAGGCAGCCTGGTTTTATGCACCGCATTTTTAGGTATTTTTGCAGGCTCTCTTACTGCTTCTTTACTTAGTGCAGCTATTTCTTATGAACAACTTGCTGACTGGGGTTGGCGCCTGGCCTATTGCATAGGAGGAATACTAGGCATCTTAGGTATCTATTTACGCTTTAAAAGCGTTGAACCCTCTACCTTTTTACAGGAAAAACCTAGCGAAGAATTGCCAGTAAAACTCGTTTTCACCCGTTACAAAAACAATTATTATTGGCAATCATTTGTACCAGCATTCTTGCAGTAG
- a CDS encoding inositol monophosphatase family protein: MAIGSSLKFCKIAEGAAHLYPRLGRTMEWDTAAGHAILTAAGGKVERLDGRPLSYGKQGFENPHFVAKS, encoded by the coding sequence ATCGCCATCGGCTCTTCATTAAAATTCTGCAAAATTGCCGAGGGAGCCGCCCATCTTTATCCACGGCTTGGACGCACCATGGAATGGGATACAGCCGCAGGGCATGCCATTTTAACTGCAGCCGGAGGCAAGGTTGAACGACTTGATGGCAGACCGCTGTCTTATGGAAAACAAGGATTTGAAAATCCTCATTTTGTTGCTAAGTCTTAA
- a CDS encoding 3'(2'),5'-bisphosphate nucleotidase CysQ family protein, with protein MPVQLTESLLNQLIDIVWEASDVVLRLYQNHFDYSVKSDGSPLTQADLASHEIIVQKLQGLTPDIPIISEENADFEHMEWKNPRQFWLVDPLDGTKEFIHRNGEFTINVALIDEHQPVLGVVAAPALKTLYAGFKKGGAIKLDRAGNKKTFTSLAQPIKAFM; from the coding sequence TTGCCTGTTCAACTCACTGAATCATTGCTCAACCAGCTTATTGATATCGTTTGGGAAGCATCGGATGTTGTCTTGAGACTGTATCAAAACCATTTTGACTATTCTGTTAAATCAGACGGCAGCCCTTTGACCCAAGCCGATCTCGCTTCCCATGAAATTATCGTCCAAAAACTCCAAGGATTAACACCTGATATTCCCATTATTTCTGAAGAAAATGCGGATTTTGAACACATGGAATGGAAAAATCCCCGACAATTCTGGTTGGTCGATCCTCTGGATGGGACCAAGGAGTTCATCCATCGCAACGGCGAATTCACCATTAACGTTGCCTTAATTGACGAGCATCAACCTGTATTGGGCGTTGTGGCTGCTCCTGCCCTAAAAACGCTGTACGCAGGCTTTAAGAAAGGAGGGGCAATCAAACTAGATAGGGCTGGAAATAAAAAAACATTCACGTCATTAGCCCAACCAATCAAGGCCTTTATGTAG
- the cysN gene encoding sulfate adenylyltransferase subunit CysN, with protein sequence MHAHSFINNDFTAYLNAHETKSLLRFITCGSVDDGKSTLIGRLLYESHMIYDDQLAALASDSKKFGTTGEGLDFALLVDGLASEREQGITIDVAYRFFSTAKRKFIVADTPGHEQYTRNMATGASTAELAVVMIDARKGVLTQTKRHSFIVSMLGVKNIILAINKMDLVAYDPGIYAQITDEYQAFAQKLGITTIQAIPVSALKGDNIIQPSMHTPWYQGPTLMQHLEDVAIETTYEDFPFRMAVQWINRPNLDFRGFTGRISSGTVCPGDRIKLLPSGKETEIARIVTYDGDLDKAFPGQSVTFTLNDEVDVSRGDVFAAASAPCEIADQFETKLLWMDEQPMIAGRQYLLKTGTKTALCTPSKPKFRLDINTMEHLAAKELTLNEIGCCDIALDRPIAFEPYEINRELGGFILIDRMSNATVAAGLIHFALRRSTNVHPQNLLVDKTMRSDIKHQKPMVLWFTGLSGAGKSTIANLVERQLNALGKHTMLLDGDNIRHGLNRDLGFTEADRAENIRRIAEVAKLMTEAGLITLVSFISPFAAERDMARCLIGNDQFLEIFVDAPLQVVEARDVKGLYKKAKAGKIKNFTGVDSRYEIPETPDLVINTVNLSPPEAAEQVLKLLKLSE encoded by the coding sequence ATGCATGCACATTCTTTTATAAACAACGATTTCACCGCTTATCTTAATGCCCATGAAACCAAAAGCTTATTGCGCTTCATCACTTGTGGCTCCGTAGACGATGGCAAATCCACGTTGATTGGCCGATTACTCTACGAATCGCATATGATTTATGACGATCAACTTGCCGCACTTGCTTCAGACAGCAAAAAATTTGGCACAACCGGGGAAGGCTTAGATTTTGCCTTACTGGTGGATGGTTTGGCTTCGGAACGCGAGCAGGGGATTACCATCGATGTCGCTTATCGTTTTTTTTCCACCGCCAAGCGCAAATTCATTGTCGCGGATACACCAGGTCATGAACAATATACACGCAACATGGCAACAGGCGCTTCCACCGCAGAATTAGCCGTGGTGATGATTGATGCCCGTAAAGGAGTTCTCACTCAAACCAAACGCCACAGCTTCATTGTTTCCATGCTGGGAGTAAAAAACATCATTCTGGCCATCAATAAAATGGATTTGGTGGCTTATGATCCAGGCATTTATGCGCAAATTACAGACGAATACCAGGCATTTGCCCAGAAACTGGGAATTACCACCATTCAAGCCATTCCCGTTTCTGCATTAAAAGGCGATAACATTATTCAACCCTCCATGCATACACCATGGTATCAAGGCCCAACGCTCATGCAGCATCTCGAAGACGTGGCCATTGAAACGACGTATGAAGATTTTCCTTTTCGCATGGCGGTGCAATGGATTAATCGCCCCAATCTTGATTTTCGCGGTTTTACCGGGCGCATTTCATCGGGTACAGTTTGTCCTGGTGACCGTATCAAGCTCTTACCTAGCGGAAAGGAAACGGAAATTGCCCGCATTGTGACTTATGATGGCGATTTGGATAAAGCCTTCCCTGGCCAATCCGTCACGTTCACCCTGAATGATGAAGTGGATGTTTCTCGCGGTGATGTATTTGCAGCCGCCTCTGCTCCCTGTGAAATAGCAGATCAGTTCGAAACAAAACTCTTATGGATGGATGAGCAACCGATGATAGCTGGCCGCCAATACCTCCTAAAAACCGGCACAAAAACTGCTCTTTGCACACCCAGCAAACCCAAATTCCGTCTTGACATCAATACCATGGAGCATTTGGCGGCAAAAGAATTGACATTAAATGAAATCGGCTGTTGTGATATTGCCCTCGATAGACCCATTGCTTTTGAACCTTATGAGATCAATCGAGAATTGGGAGGTTTTATTCTGATTGATCGAATGTCAAACGCCACCGTTGCTGCCGGCTTAATCCATTTCGCCCTGCGACGCTCAACCAATGTCCATCCGCAAAACTTACTGGTGGATAAAACCATGCGCTCCGACATTAAACATCAAAAACCGATGGTGCTTTGGTTTACCGGGTTGTCTGGCGCTGGGAAATCAACCATCGCCAACCTGGTTGAGCGCCAGTTAAATGCCCTAGGGAAACACACCATGTTGTTGGATGGTGATAACATCCGCCATGGTCTTAATCGTGATTTGGGATTTACCGAAGCCGATCGAGCTGAAAATATCCGCCGTATTGCCGAGGTAGCCAAACTGATGACGGAAGCAGGTCTTATTACTCTCGTCTCCTTTATCTCCCCTTTTGCCGCCGAGCGCGACATGGCGCGATGTTTAATTGGCAATGACCAATTTTTGGAGATATTCGTCGATGCTCCTCTCCAAGTGGTGGAAGCTCGTGACGTTAAAGGTTTATATAAAAAAGCCAAAGCTGGAAAAATCAAAAACTTTACCGGCGTAGACAGTCGCTATGAAATACCGGAAACACCGGATTTAGTCATTAATACGGTAAATCTTTCGCCGCCAGAAGCCGCCGAGCAAGTACTGAAATTGTTAAAACTCTCTGAATGA
- the cysD gene encoding sulfate adenylyltransferase subunit CysD translates to MKLSHLKHLEAESIHIMREVVAEADNPVMLYSIGKDSSVMLHLALKAFYPAKPPFPLLHVDTTWKFREMITFRDRTVAKHGLELIVHVNQEGLEAGINPFTHGSAIHTDVMKTAALKQALDKYQFDAAFGGARRDEEKSRAKERIFSFRDKNHRWDPKSQRPELWSLYNTRKRAGESLRVFPLSNWTELDVWQYIHQEKIDIVPLYYSGVRPVVERDGALIMVDDERLPLIAGEQPQLRQIRFRTLGCYPLTGAIESKADTLPAIIEEMLLSTTSERQGRVIDHDGAASMEKKNRRGIFDACTFFYKQRFHRLS, encoded by the coding sequence ATGAAGTTAAGCCACTTAAAACATCTCGAAGCTGAAAGTATTCACATCATGCGCGAGGTTGTGGCTGAAGCAGACAACCCGGTCATGCTTTACTCCATTGGAAAAGACAGTTCCGTGATGCTGCATTTGGCCTTAAAAGCATTTTACCCCGCCAAACCGCCCTTTCCTTTATTGCATGTGGACACCACTTGGAAATTTCGGGAAATGATAACATTTCGTGACCGAACGGTTGCCAAGCATGGACTTGAGTTAATTGTCCATGTCAATCAGGAAGGACTGGAAGCCGGCATTAATCCTTTTACGCATGGCTCAGCCATTCATACCGATGTGATGAAAACAGCAGCCCTAAAACAAGCACTGGACAAATATCAATTTGACGCGGCTTTTGGTGGTGCCCGCCGCGATGAAGAAAAGTCTCGCGCCAAGGAACGTATTTTTTCGTTTCGTGATAAAAACCATCGCTGGGACCCTAAAAGTCAACGACCGGAACTATGGAGCTTATACAATACCCGCAAACGAGCCGGGGAAAGTCTACGTGTATTCCCTCTGTCGAATTGGACGGAGTTGGATGTCTGGCAATACATTCATCAGGAAAAAATTGACATTGTACCACTTTACTATAGTGGCGTGCGCCCGGTTGTGGAACGTGATGGGGCTTTAATCATGGTGGATGATGAGCGCCTGCCCCTGATTGCGGGCGAGCAACCGCAATTGCGACAAATACGGTTTCGCACACTGGGCTGTTATCCATTAACAGGCGCCATTGAATCAAAAGCGGACACATTACCTGCCATTATCGAAGAAATGCTGTTAAGCACAACGTCTGAACGTCAAGGACGAGTCATTGATCATGATGGAGCGGCTTCCATGGAGAAGAAAAACAGGAGGGGTATTTTTGATGCATGCACATTCTTTTATAAACAACGATTTCACCGCTTATCTTAA
- the yjgA gene encoding ribosome biogenesis factor YjgA — translation MDEPKSKSQKKREAVALQKIGVKFIELSMEKLNALPLPEELKRAIVDAKSIRSHGAIRRQSQLIGKLMRTADSEAILAAYEQLLAEENAQTAAFHQLEYWRERLIHEGREALTEFIENYPSADVQQLRQLIKKAVEEQKNEQHSGASKALFRYLRTCLS, via the coding sequence ATGGATGAACCAAAGAGCAAATCGCAAAAAAAACGAGAGGCTGTAGCCTTACAAAAAATAGGGGTTAAATTCATTGAGTTAAGCATGGAAAAGCTCAATGCTCTTCCACTGCCTGAAGAATTGAAGCGCGCTATTGTGGACGCCAAATCCATACGCAGTCATGGTGCGATTAGACGGCAATCACAATTGATTGGAAAATTAATGCGTACGGCTGACAGTGAAGCAATTCTTGCTGCCTATGAGCAGCTGCTGGCAGAAGAAAATGCACAAACCGCTGCTTTTCATCAACTGGAGTATTGGCGTGAACGGTTGATTCACGAAGGTCGGGAGGCGTTGACGGAATTTATTGAGAATTATCCATCAGCAGATGTTCAGCAATTGCGTCAATTAATTAAAAAAGCAGTTGAAGAACAAAAAAATGAGCAACATAGCGGTGCTAGCAAAGCATTGTTTCGCTATTTGAGGACTTGTCTGTCATGA